In Daucus carota subsp. sativus chromosome 4, DH1 v3.0, whole genome shotgun sequence, one DNA window encodes the following:
- the LOC108218459 gene encoding D-lactate dehydrogenase [cytochrome], mitochondrial isoform X2, translating to MAFSRLFSSLKSLNKSTLRNSLFHTHRPHHHIKTNVISSDNKQTPNVSWLSSLLPVAIAFSAGSFAFKTLDSPALCDSSNLHAESGLNYGGKDSTDYAVKGYRRNIPQQLIDELKDICKDNMSMDYNERHFHGKPQNSFHKAVNIPDVVVYPRSEEEVSKIVKTCNKHKVPIIPYGGATSIEGHTLSPSGGVCIDMTLMKSVKALHVEDMDVVVEPGIGWMELNEYLEPHGLFFPLDPGPGATIGGMCATRCSGSLAVRYGTMRDNVINLKVVLADGDIAKTGSRARKSAAGYDLTRLMIGSEGTLGVITEVTLRLQKIPQYSVVAMCNFPTIKDAADVAIATMKCGIQVSRVELLDEVQVKAINVANSKDLPEVPTLMFEFVGTEAYAREQTLIVQKLVSEHNGSDFVFAEDTETKKELWKIRKEALWACFAMAPNCEAMISDVCVPLSHLAELISKSKEELDASPLMCMVVAHAGDGNFHTLIMFDPSKEEQRKEAERLNHCMVHTALSMEGTCTGEHGVGTGKMKYLEEELGIEALRTMKRIKDALDPNNIMNPGKVIPPHVCF from the exons atggccttctctcgcCTCTTCTCTTCATTGAAATCGTTAAACAAAAGCACCCTCAGAAACTCCTTGTTCCACACCCACAGGCCGCACCATCACATCAAAACCAACGTAATCAGTTCAGATAACAAGCAAACCCCAAACGTTTCCTGGCTAAGTTCGCTGCTCCCCGTCGCAATTGCTTTCTCGGCTGGATCATTCGCCTTCAAAACCCTAGACTCTCCCGCTCTTTGCGATTCCTCTAATCTACACGCCGAAAG CGGTTTGAACTATGGGGGAAAAGACAGCACGGATTACGCGGTTAAAGGTTATCGCAGGAATATACCTCAACAGCTTATTGATGAATTGAAGGATATTTGTAAA GATAACATGTCGATGGATTATAACGAAAGACACTTCCATGGAAAACCTCAAAACAGTTTTCACAAAGCAGTTAACATCCCTGACGTAGTTGTTTATCCCCG GTCAGAAGAGGAAGTCTCCAAAATAGTCAAAACTTGTAATAAGCATAAG GTACCCATCATACCATACGGCGGAGCTACATCAATAGAGGGTCATACACTATCCCCTAGTGGAGGTGTTTGCATTGACATGACTCTAATGAAA AGTGTCAAAGCATTACATGTTGAGGATATGGATGTGGTTGTTGAGCCTGGGATTGGATGGATGGAACTCAATGAATATCTTGAGCCACATGGCCTATTCTTTCCTCTCGATCCTG GGCCTGGAGCGACCATTGGTGGGATGTGTGCTACTCGTTGCTCTGGTTCTTTAGCAGTGAG GTATGGTACTATGCGTGATAATGTCATTAATCTTAAG GTAGTTCTAGCAGATGGAGATATAGCCAAAACAGGATCTCGAGCCAGGAAAAGTGCTGCTGG GTATGATCTGACACGACTGATGATCGGAAGTGAAGGCACCTTAGGGGTGATAACTGAAGTTACACTTCGTCTGCAAAAAATTCCACAATATTCAGTG GTTGCAATGTGTAACTTTCCTACTATTAAGGATGCAGCAGATGTTGCTATCGCGACTATGAAGTGTGGCATACAG GTCTCAAGGGTAGAGCTGTTAGATGAGGTCCAGGTGAAAGCTATTAATGTTGCTAACAGCAAGGACTTGCCCGAGGTTCCAACTTTGATGTTTGAATTTGTAGGCACAG AGGCATATGCACGCGAGCAGACATTGATAGTTCAAAAATTAGTGTCTGAGCACAATGGGTCTGATTTTGTGTTTGCTGAAGATACTGAAACGAAAAAGGAGCTTTGGAAG ATAAGGAAAGAGGCACTTTGGGCCTGCTTTGCAATGGCTCCTAATTGTGAAGCAATGATTTCG GATGTATGTGTTCCCTTGTCGCACCTAGCAGAATTAATATCGAAATCTAAAGAGGAGCTGGACGCTTCCCCACTGATGTG TATGGTTGTTGCTCATGCCGGTGATGGGAACTTCCACACTTTAATTATGTTTGACCCTAGCAAAGAGGAACAACGGAAGGAAGCTGAAAGACTGAACCATTGTATGGTTCATACTGCGTTGTCAATGGAAG GAACTTGTACCGGAGAACATGGTGTAGGTACCGGGAAAATGAAG TACCTTGAGGAAGAACTTGGAATAGAGGCTTTAAGAACAATGAAGAGGATAAAAGATGCATTAGATCCCAATAACATCATGAATCCAGGAAAGGTCATTCCTCCTCATGTCTGTTTCTAG
- the LOC108218459 gene encoding D-lactate dehydrogenase [cytochrome], mitochondrial isoform X1, whose translation MAFSRLFSSLKSLNKSTLRNSLFHTHRPHHHIKTNVISSDNKQTPNVSWLSSLLPVAIAFSAGSFAFKTLDSPALCDSSNLHAESSGLNYGGKDSTDYAVKGYRRNIPQQLIDELKDICKDNMSMDYNERHFHGKPQNSFHKAVNIPDVVVYPRSEEEVSKIVKTCNKHKVPIIPYGGATSIEGHTLSPSGGVCIDMTLMKSVKALHVEDMDVVVEPGIGWMELNEYLEPHGLFFPLDPGPGATIGGMCATRCSGSLAVRYGTMRDNVINLKVVLADGDIAKTGSRARKSAAGYDLTRLMIGSEGTLGVITEVTLRLQKIPQYSVVAMCNFPTIKDAADVAIATMKCGIQVSRVELLDEVQVKAINVANSKDLPEVPTLMFEFVGTEAYAREQTLIVQKLVSEHNGSDFVFAEDTETKKELWKIRKEALWACFAMAPNCEAMISDVCVPLSHLAELISKSKEELDASPLMCMVVAHAGDGNFHTLIMFDPSKEEQRKEAERLNHCMVHTALSMEGTCTGEHGVGTGKMKYLEEELGIEALRTMKRIKDALDPNNIMNPGKVIPPHVCF comes from the exons atggccttctctcgcCTCTTCTCTTCATTGAAATCGTTAAACAAAAGCACCCTCAGAAACTCCTTGTTCCACACCCACAGGCCGCACCATCACATCAAAACCAACGTAATCAGTTCAGATAACAAGCAAACCCCAAACGTTTCCTGGCTAAGTTCGCTGCTCCCCGTCGCAATTGCTTTCTCGGCTGGATCATTCGCCTTCAAAACCCTAGACTCTCCCGCTCTTTGCGATTCCTCTAATCTACACGCCGAAAG TAGCGGTTTGAACTATGGGGGAAAAGACAGCACGGATTACGCGGTTAAAGGTTATCGCAGGAATATACCTCAACAGCTTATTGATGAATTGAAGGATATTTGTAAA GATAACATGTCGATGGATTATAACGAAAGACACTTCCATGGAAAACCTCAAAACAGTTTTCACAAAGCAGTTAACATCCCTGACGTAGTTGTTTATCCCCG GTCAGAAGAGGAAGTCTCCAAAATAGTCAAAACTTGTAATAAGCATAAG GTACCCATCATACCATACGGCGGAGCTACATCAATAGAGGGTCATACACTATCCCCTAGTGGAGGTGTTTGCATTGACATGACTCTAATGAAA AGTGTCAAAGCATTACATGTTGAGGATATGGATGTGGTTGTTGAGCCTGGGATTGGATGGATGGAACTCAATGAATATCTTGAGCCACATGGCCTATTCTTTCCTCTCGATCCTG GGCCTGGAGCGACCATTGGTGGGATGTGTGCTACTCGTTGCTCTGGTTCTTTAGCAGTGAG GTATGGTACTATGCGTGATAATGTCATTAATCTTAAG GTAGTTCTAGCAGATGGAGATATAGCCAAAACAGGATCTCGAGCCAGGAAAAGTGCTGCTGG GTATGATCTGACACGACTGATGATCGGAAGTGAAGGCACCTTAGGGGTGATAACTGAAGTTACACTTCGTCTGCAAAAAATTCCACAATATTCAGTG GTTGCAATGTGTAACTTTCCTACTATTAAGGATGCAGCAGATGTTGCTATCGCGACTATGAAGTGTGGCATACAG GTCTCAAGGGTAGAGCTGTTAGATGAGGTCCAGGTGAAAGCTATTAATGTTGCTAACAGCAAGGACTTGCCCGAGGTTCCAACTTTGATGTTTGAATTTGTAGGCACAG AGGCATATGCACGCGAGCAGACATTGATAGTTCAAAAATTAGTGTCTGAGCACAATGGGTCTGATTTTGTGTTTGCTGAAGATACTGAAACGAAAAAGGAGCTTTGGAAG ATAAGGAAAGAGGCACTTTGGGCCTGCTTTGCAATGGCTCCTAATTGTGAAGCAATGATTTCG GATGTATGTGTTCCCTTGTCGCACCTAGCAGAATTAATATCGAAATCTAAAGAGGAGCTGGACGCTTCCCCACTGATGTG TATGGTTGTTGCTCATGCCGGTGATGGGAACTTCCACACTTTAATTATGTTTGACCCTAGCAAAGAGGAACAACGGAAGGAAGCTGAAAGACTGAACCATTGTATGGTTCATACTGCGTTGTCAATGGAAG GAACTTGTACCGGAGAACATGGTGTAGGTACCGGGAAAATGAAG TACCTTGAGGAAGAACTTGGAATAGAGGCTTTAAGAACAATGAAGAGGATAAAAGATGCATTAGATCCCAATAACATCATGAATCCAGGAAAGGTCATTCCTCCTCATGTCTGTTTCTAG
- the LOC108216659 gene encoding carboxylesterase 15: protein MGTLPCVVEDCHGVIQLYSDGFVNRLDDSLMNFNITLQDDGSVVWQDSVFDERHGLCLRLYKPVSATKTSKLPIVYYLHGGGFCLGSRTWPNCHNSCLRLSAALQAVVVAPDYRLAPEYRLPAAIDDSVTVLEWLRDQAKCKSLDEAFLDCADFDRVYVLGDSSGGNLAHHLAVQFGPGSVELSPVRVRGYVLLAPFFGGTKRTKSEAEGEPEPILNLESLDRFWRLSLPAGKNADHPFANPFGPASLDLERVELDPILVIAGGKELMKDRIKEYAMRLKGMGKNVDYVEFEGKQHGFFTEDPYSEVSDQLLQLITKFMHNN from the exons ATGGGCACTCTTCCTTGTGTAGTAGAAGATTGTCATGGTGTCATCCAGCTATACAGCGACGGTTTCGTTAACCGGTTAGATGACAGCCTAATGAACTTCAACATTACCCTCCAAGACGATGGCTCTGTCGTCTGGCAAGACTCTGTGTTCGACGAGAGACACGGTCTCTGTCTGCGCCTCTATAAGCCTGTCTCCGCCACAAAAACCTCCAAACTCCCTATTGTATACTACCTCCACGGTGGCGGGTTTTGTTTAGGCTCTCGCACGTGGCCTAACTGCCATAACAGCTGCCTGCGCCTCTCTGCGGCTCTCCAGGCAGTGGTTGTGGCGCCTGACTACCGCCTGGCTCCAGAATATAGGCTTCCAGCTGCAATAGATGACTCTGTTACGGTCCTGGAGTGGCTCAGAGATCAAGCGAAGTGTAAGAGTCTTGATGAGGCCTTCCTTGACTGCGCTGACTTTGATCGGGTTTATGTCCTTGGGGACTCGTCCGGGGGGAACTTGGCGCATCATTTGGCGGTCCAGTTCGGGCCTGGATCAGTTGAGTTGAGTCCTGTTCGCGTAAGAGGGTACGTTCTGTTGGCGCCATTTTTTGGAGGGACTAAGAGGACTAAGTCGGAGGCAGAGGGTGAGCCGGAGCCAATCTTGAATTTGGAGTCTCTGGACAG GTTCTGGAGGCTATCACTACCAGCAGGGAAAAACGCAGACCATCCATTTGCAAATCCCTTCGGGCCTGCAAGCCTGGATCTGGAACGAGTCGAGCTGGATCCTATACTTGTGATAGCTGGAGGCAAGGAGCTGATGAAAGACAGGATCAAGGAGTATGCAATGAGGTTAAAGGGTATGGGAAAGAATGTTGATTATGTTGAGTTTGAAGGAAAGCAACATGGTTTCTTCACTGAGGACCCATACTCTGAAGTTTCTGATCAGTTGCTGCAACTCATCACCAAGTTTATGCACAACAATTAG